The proteins below are encoded in one region of Streptomyces roseirectus:
- a CDS encoding acyltransferase yields MPKPKNTFSSWRGRLAQRAVHAGWEWVRRTGSVTAERPGRLRFGAIGEHTRLAFPLGTVFGEPWIHLGSHCIVAEQVTLTAGLMPGLDLGAEPILRIGDGVVLGRGSHVIADTTVTIGSDCYFGPYVYVTSTNHSYDDPHEPIGKQWPRMEPVEIGPGCWIGTGAVILPGARIGRNVVVAAGAVVRGEIPDHAVVAGAPARVVRRWTPAEGWQPPLRTPAPVPIPEGVTSEELVALSELDEEAVAGLSRLSGPESEGGR; encoded by the coding sequence GTGCCGAAGCCCAAGAACACGTTCTCGTCCTGGCGGGGCCGTCTCGCCCAGCGCGCCGTGCACGCCGGGTGGGAGTGGGTGCGGCGCACGGGTTCGGTGACCGCCGAGCGCCCCGGCCGGCTGCGCTTCGGCGCGATCGGCGAGCACACCCGCCTCGCCTTCCCGCTCGGCACGGTCTTCGGCGAACCCTGGATCCACCTCGGCTCCCACTGCATCGTCGCCGAACAGGTCACCCTGACGGCCGGTCTGATGCCCGGCCTCGACCTCGGCGCCGAGCCCATCCTGCGCATCGGCGACGGCGTCGTCCTCGGCCGGGGCAGCCACGTCATCGCCGACACGACGGTCACCATCGGCAGCGACTGCTACTTCGGCCCCTACGTCTACGTCACCTCGACGAACCACTCCTACGACGACCCCCACGAGCCCATAGGCAAGCAGTGGCCCCGCATGGAGCCCGTCGAGATCGGCCCCGGCTGCTGGATCGGCACCGGCGCCGTGATCCTGCCCGGCGCCCGGATCGGCCGCAACGTGGTCGTCGCCGCCGGCGCGGTCGTCCGGGGCGAGATACCCGACCACGCGGTGGTCGCCGGCGCGCCCGCGCGCGTCGTCCGCCGCTGGACCCCCGCCGAGGGCTGGCAGCCGCCGCTGCGGACGCCCGCGCCGGTGCCGATCCCCGAAGGGGTCACCTCCGAAGAGCTCGTCGCGCTCTCGGAGCTGGACGAGGAGGCG
- a CDS encoding gamma carbonic anhydrase family protein, which produces MTHKALITGIGGKEPRIDPAAFVAPTASVIGDVTLGAGASVWYGAVLRGDVESITVAAEANVQDNVTLHADPGFPVSIGERVSVGHNAVVHGATVEADCLVGMGATILNGAVIGAGSLVAAQALVTQGTVVPPGSLVAGVPAKVRRELTDEERQGVTFNGTSYAELAKAHKAVHTE; this is translated from the coding sequence ATGACGCACAAGGCTCTGATCACGGGCATCGGGGGCAAGGAGCCGAGGATCGACCCGGCGGCGTTCGTCGCCCCGACGGCGTCCGTGATCGGCGACGTGACGCTCGGCGCGGGCGCGAGCGTCTGGTACGGCGCGGTCCTGCGCGGCGACGTCGAGTCGATCACCGTCGCCGCCGAGGCGAACGTCCAGGACAACGTGACCCTGCACGCCGATCCCGGGTTCCCGGTGTCGATCGGCGAGCGGGTCTCCGTCGGCCACAACGCGGTCGTGCACGGGGCGACCGTCGAGGCCGACTGCCTCGTGGGGATGGGCGCCACGATCCTCAACGGCGCGGTGATCGGGGCGGGTTCACTGGTCGCCGCGCAGGCGCTGGTCACGCAGGGGACGGTGGTGCCGCCGGGTTCCCTGGTCGCCGGGGTGCCCGCGAAGGTGCGGCGCGAGCTGACCGACGAGGAGCGCCAGGGCGTCACCTTCAACGGCACGTCGTACGCCGAACTCGCCAAGGCGCACAAGGCGGTGCACACCGAATAG